One genomic segment of [Phormidium] sp. ETS-05 includes these proteins:
- a CDS encoding FtsW/RodA/SpoVE family cell cycle protein, protein MRQLRNRIFDSEVQAWGALPRLLRWLTFLWLFVGLAILFSASYPSANAEFGDGLYYFKRQLIWVAVGLVVFNFVVHRPLDGILRQAPVGTIVLLVAIWLTFIPGLGTNVNGATRWLAIGSIPIQPSELIKPFLILQGARLFGQWERWSWRIRLRWLCVFAAVLLGILLQPNLSTTALCGMTLWLVALGAGLPYRYLGTTAVSGLLLALVSISFKEYQRRRVMSFLNPWADRFGDGYQLIQSLLAVGSGGPLGTGFGRSQQKLLYLPIQFTDFIFAVFAEEFGFVGSMSLMLLLLTYASLGLLVALQSRQKVHQLVAIGATILLVGQSILNIGVATGVLPTTGLPLPLFSYGGSSMISSLITAALLIRVARENTSGNVVALPHQHRQQQSSS, encoded by the coding sequence ATCCGCCAGCTCCGAAACAGGATTTTCGACTCTGAAGTACAGGCATGGGGCGCCTTGCCCCGCTTGCTGCGGTGGTTGACATTTTTATGGCTATTTGTTGGTTTGGCGATCCTATTTTCCGCTTCTTATCCCAGTGCTAATGCGGAGTTTGGGGATGGCCTCTATTATTTTAAACGACAACTGATCTGGGTGGCAGTGGGATTGGTAGTGTTCAATTTTGTGGTACACCGCCCCCTAGATGGAATTCTCCGCCAAGCTCCTGTGGGGACGATCGTGCTGCTGGTGGCGATCTGGCTGACTTTCATTCCTGGACTGGGGACTAATGTTAATGGAGCCACGCGCTGGCTGGCGATCGGCTCTATCCCCATTCAGCCATCAGAACTGATTAAACCTTTTTTAATTCTCCAGGGGGCTCGCCTCTTTGGACAGTGGGAGCGATGGTCCTGGCGAATCCGCCTTCGTTGGCTATGTGTTTTCGCCGCTGTCTTGCTGGGAATTCTGCTACAACCCAACCTCAGCACTACGGCTTTATGCGGGATGACTTTGTGGCTAGTGGCGTTGGGGGCGGGTTTACCCTACAGGTACTTAGGCACTACGGCGGTGAGCGGTTTGTTGCTGGCTCTGGTGAGTATTTCTTTCAAAGAATACCAACGCCGTCGGGTGATGTCTTTTCTCAATCCTTGGGCCGATCGGTTTGGTGATGGCTACCAGCTTATTCAGAGCCTGCTGGCGGTTGGTTCTGGCGGTCCGTTGGGCACCGGTTTTGGTCGATCGCAACAAAAGTTGCTCTATTTACCAATTCAGTTTACAGATTTTATCTTTGCCGTATTTGCCGAGGAGTTTGGTTTTGTGGGTAGTATGAGTTTGATGTTACTGCTGTTGACTTATGCAAGTTTGGGTTTATTAGTGGCGCTGCAAAGTCGCCAAAAAGTCCATCAATTAGTCGCGATCGGCGCCACCATTCTCCTGGTCGGACAATCAATCCTCAACATCGGCGTCGCCACTGGCGTCCTCCCCACCACCGGACTCCCCCTCCCCTTATTCAGTTATGGCGGTAGTTCCATGATTTCCAGCTTAATTACTGCCGCCTTGCTCATCCGGGTAGCGCGAGAAAATACCAGTGGCAATGTGGTTGCTCTTCCTCACCAACATCGCCAACAGCAATCCTCTTCATAA
- a CDS encoding phycobilisome linker polypeptide: MRMFKVTACVPSQTRIRTQRELQNTYFTKLVPYDNWFREQQRIMKMGGKIIKVQLATGKPGANTGLL, from the coding sequence ATGCGCATGTTCAAAGTTACCGCCTGTGTTCCGAGTCAAACCCGGATTCGCACACAGCGAGAATTACAAAACACTTACTTCACGAAATTGGTTCCCTACGATAACTGGTTTCGCGAGCAACAGCGGATTATGAAAATGGGCGGCAAAATTATCAAAGTGCAGTTGGCTACTGGGAAGCCCGGAGCTAACACTGGTTTGCTCTAG
- the apcB gene encoding allophycocyanin subunit beta, translated as MQDAITAVINSSDVQGKYLDSSALDKLKAYFQTGELRVRAATTISANAATIVKEAVAKSLLYSDVTRPGGNMYTTRRYAACIRDLDYYLRYATYAMLAGDPSILDERVLNGLKETYNSLGVPIGSTVQAIQAMKEVTASLVGPDAGKEMGVYFDYISSGLS; from the coding sequence ATGCAAGACGCCATTACCGCTGTAATCAATTCCTCTGACGTTCAAGGTAAGTATCTCGACAGCTCCGCTCTGGATAAGCTGAAAGCATACTTCCAAACCGGCGAACTGCGGGTTCGCGCCGCCACGACCATCAGCGCCAACGCGGCCACGATCGTGAAAGAAGCTGTTGCTAAATCCCTGCTCTACAGCGATGTCACCCGTCCCGGCGGTAACATGTACACCACCCGGCGCTATGCGGCTTGCATCCGCGACCTGGACTACTACCTGCGCTACGCCACCTATGCCATGCTGGCTGGCGACCCCTCCATCCTGGATGAGCGGGTACTCAATGGTCTGAAAGAAACCTACAACTCCCTGGGTGTACCCATCGGTTCCACCGTGCAAGCCATCCAAGCCATGAAAGAAGTCACCGCCTCTTTGGTCGGTCCCGACGCTGGCAAGGAAATGGGAGTCTATTTCGACTACATCTCCTCTGGCTTGAGCTAG
- the apcA gene encoding allophycocyanin subunit alpha, with amino-acid sequence MSIVTKSIVNADAEARYLSPGELDRIKAFVTSGQRRLRIAQIMSESRERIVKQAGDSLFQKRPDVVSPGGNAYGEEMTATCLRDLDYYLRLISYGIVAGDVTPIEEIGIVGVREMYKSLGTPIDAVAEGVRAMKNAATSLLAAEDAAEAAAYFDYVIGAMQ; translated from the coding sequence ATGAGTATCGTCACGAAGTCTATCGTGAATGCCGATGCTGAGGCTCGTTACCTGAGCCCCGGTGAACTCGATCGCATCAAAGCCTTTGTCACCTCTGGTCAGCGTCGCCTGCGGATCGCCCAAATCATGAGCGAATCTCGCGAGCGCATCGTCAAGCAAGCTGGTGATAGCCTGTTCCAAAAGCGTCCTGACGTGGTATCCCCCGGCGGTAACGCTTACGGTGAAGAAATGACCGCCACCTGCCTGCGTGATCTGGACTACTACCTGCGTCTGATCAGCTACGGTATCGTCGCTGGTGATGTCACCCCGATCGAAGAAATCGGTATTGTCGGCGTCCGGGAAATGTACAAATCCCTGGGCACCCCGATCGACGCCGTGGCAGAAGGCGTCCGCGCCATGAAGAATGCCGCCACCTCCCTGCTCGCCGCTGAAGACGCCGCCGAAGCAGCTGCCTACTTCGACTACGTTATCGGTGCCATGCAGTAG
- a CDS encoding phycobilisome rod-core linker polypeptide gives MSVKASGGSSVVRPQLYQTVAVATIAQAEQQDRFPSKSELSELDTYFKSGAKRLEIANTISSNSELIVSRGANRIFTGGSPLAFLEKPAELEPAMTKGGTVMTVQEGMKLGTVTYVESKSSFLDNLRGTFAGGGGPVPAGFQPINIPRYGPGNMAKSLRDLSWFLRYITYAIVAGDPNIISVNVRGLREIIENACSSAATIVAMQGMKQAALSYFKQDAEASAIVSQYFDVTITEFQAGTPSNKLRQRPSDDQQGLELPQIYFNAAERRPKFVMKPGLSASEKQDVVKAAYRQVFERDITRAYSLGISDLESKVKNGEISTKEFIRRLGKSPLYRQQFYDRYVNSRVVELAHRHFLGRGLSSREEFNKYFAIVSQGGLSKLVDALVDSQEYSDYFGEETVPYLRGLGQEAQECRNWGVQIDLFNYSAPFRKVPQFITLFADYTQPLPDQHVYGTGNDPLEIQFGAIFPKETRQPKNRPAPFGKDTRRILIHRGPGINNQLSNPGARGQAPGSLGAKVFKLDQVPSGSVKVTKGRATPVQGTSIKFSESTTQKLITATYRQVFGRDVYEGQRQKVAEIKLENGEITLREFIRALAKSDVFRNLYWSSLYVCKAIEYIHRRLLGRPTYGRQEMNAYFDLCAKKGFYALVDAIIDSKEYEEAFGEDTIPYERYVTPGGLAQRTLRAGSIADKALKVVTEETPRFLELGAVPDRAQPDVQLRSAQGVSKQREQTKLFKLTTRNPVAVQTLIQAAYRQIFERDLDPYIIKNEFTSLESKLRNGEITVKEFIEGLGCSKLYIKEFYTPYPNTKVIELGTKHFLGRAPQNQAEIRKYNQILAAQGIRGFISAMVNTMEYIQMFGEDTVPYRRFPTLPAANFPNTEKLYNQLTKQNSDLVVPSFIPADTSADVAAMPLMQQAMTSAPEVDLVGIGRSSTPVGSDLATTSPTPVARIHRLNRGKSAADIDSGINAIYRLVMDVYSEEIPAEFRLGDLEAKLRAGEISTREFVRQLASSEAYNQRFVKPYPAAKAAELLGRHLLGRTLATPEVAQYEQVLTELGLAAVVAALVNSAEYNRYFGDDVVPYHRF, from the coding sequence ATGAGTGTAAAGGCAAGTGGTGGAAGCTCAGTTGTGCGTCCGCAACTATATCAAACAGTAGCTGTGGCAACGATCGCTCAAGCGGAACAGCAGGACCGCTTCCCGAGCAAAAGTGAGCTGAGCGAACTGGACACATATTTCAAATCCGGGGCCAAACGGCTGGAAATCGCCAACACGATCAGCAGCAATTCCGAGCTGATTGTTTCCCGAGGCGCCAACCGGATTTTCACCGGCGGTTCCCCCCTCGCCTTTTTGGAAAAACCCGCCGAGCTAGAACCCGCCATGACCAAGGGTGGCACGGTGATGACAGTCCAAGAGGGGATGAAACTAGGCACCGTGACCTATGTAGAAAGCAAGAGCAGTTTCTTGGACAACCTGCGCGGCACCTTTGCAGGCGGTGGCGGTCCAGTACCAGCAGGATTTCAGCCGATTAACATTCCCCGTTACGGCCCAGGCAACATGGCCAAATCCCTGCGGGACTTATCCTGGTTCTTGCGCTACATCACCTACGCGATCGTCGCCGGAGACCCGAACATCATCTCCGTGAACGTGCGGGGTTTACGGGAAATCATCGAAAACGCCTGCTCCTCCGCTGCCACCATCGTGGCCATGCAGGGGATGAAACAAGCGGCCCTGAGCTACTTCAAGCAAGATGCCGAAGCTAGCGCCATTGTCAGCCAGTATTTCGATGTCACCATCACCGAATTCCAAGCCGGAACCCCATCCAACAAACTGCGCCAGCGTCCTTCCGACGACCAGCAGGGATTGGAATTGCCGCAAATTTACTTCAACGCGGCAGAACGGCGGCCCAAATTCGTGATGAAACCGGGTCTATCGGCTTCAGAAAAACAAGACGTGGTGAAAGCCGCCTACCGCCAAGTGTTCGAGCGGGACATCACCCGGGCTTACAGCTTGGGCATCTCCGACTTGGAATCCAAGGTGAAAAACGGTGAAATCTCCACCAAAGAGTTTATCCGCCGTTTGGGTAAATCCCCCCTGTACCGCCAACAGTTCTACGATCGCTACGTCAACAGCCGCGTCGTTGAACTAGCTCACCGGCACTTCCTCGGTCGGGGTCTCTCCAGCCGCGAAGAATTCAACAAATACTTTGCCATCGTCTCCCAAGGCGGTTTATCCAAACTGGTAGATGCGTTGGTGGATTCTCAAGAATACTCCGACTACTTCGGCGAAGAAACCGTACCCTACCTGCGCGGTTTAGGCCAAGAAGCCCAAGAATGCCGCAACTGGGGCGTGCAAATTGACCTGTTCAACTACAGCGCTCCATTCCGCAAGGTGCCCCAATTCATCACCTTGTTTGCGGACTACACCCAACCCCTGCCCGACCAGCACGTATATGGCACGGGCAACGACCCGCTGGAAATCCAGTTTGGCGCCATCTTCCCCAAAGAAACCCGCCAGCCGAAAAACCGGCCCGCACCCTTTGGCAAAGACACTCGCCGGATCCTCATCCACCGTGGTCCTGGTATCAACAACCAACTGAGCAATCCCGGCGCTCGGGGTCAGGCTCCCGGTTCCCTCGGTGCCAAAGTGTTCAAACTCGACCAAGTGCCCAGCGGCAGCGTCAAAGTCACCAAAGGGCGGGCGACTCCGGTACAAGGCACTAGCATCAAGTTTTCCGAAAGCACCACCCAAAAGCTGATTACCGCTACCTACCGTCAGGTGTTTGGCCGCGATGTCTATGAAGGGCAGCGCCAGAAAGTAGCAGAAATCAAGCTGGAAAACGGCGAAATCACCCTGCGCGAGTTTATCCGGGCTTTGGCTAAGTCCGATGTCTTCCGCAATCTTTATTGGTCTTCGCTGTATGTGTGCAAGGCGATCGAATACATTCACCGCCGCCTGTTGGGTCGTCCCACCTACGGGCGTCAGGAAATGAATGCCTACTTCGACCTTTGCGCCAAGAAAGGTTTCTACGCCTTAGTTGACGCCATTATCGACAGCAAGGAATATGAAGAAGCCTTTGGGGAAGACACCATTCCCTACGAGCGCTATGTCACTCCAGGCGGTTTGGCTCAGCGCACCTTACGAGCGGGCAGCATTGCTGATAAGGCGCTGAAAGTGGTGACAGAAGAAACGCCACGTTTCCTGGAATTGGGAGCCGTGCCCGATCGCGCCCAACCCGATGTCCAATTGCGCTCAGCGCAAGGCGTCAGCAAACAGCGCGAGCAAACCAAGCTCTTCAAGCTGACCACTCGCAACCCTGTAGCGGTGCAAACCTTGATTCAAGCCGCCTACCGGCAAATCTTCGAGCGCGACCTCGACCCATACATCATCAAGAACGAATTCACCAGCTTGGAAAGCAAGCTGCGTAACGGCGAAATCACCGTGAAAGAATTCATCGAAGGGTTAGGTTGTTCCAAGCTCTACATCAAAGAGTTTTACACCCCCTATCCCAACACCAAGGTGATTGAACTAGGGACCAAGCACTTCTTGGGTCGCGCTCCCCAGAACCAAGCCGAAATTCGTAAATACAACCAAATTTTGGCGGCTCAAGGGATTCGCGGCTTCATCAGCGCGATGGTGAACACGATGGAGTATATCCAGATGTTCGGGGAAGATACCGTGCCTTACCGCCGGTTCCCCACCCTCCCAGCGGCCAACTTCCCCAATACCGAGAAGCTGTATAACCAGCTCACCAAGCAAAACAGCGATTTGGTGGTGCCCAGCTTCATTCCCGCTGATACCTCTGCGGACGTAGCCGCCATGCCCTTGATGCAACAGGCTATGACCTCCGCGCCAGAAGTGGACTTAGTGGGAATTGGCCGTAGCAGCACCCCCGTGGGGAGTGACCTCGCCACCACCTCCCCCACTCCAGTCGCCCGGATTCACCGGCTAAATCGGGGCAAGAGCGCGGCGGATATCGACTCTGGCATTAACGCCATCTACCGCCTGGTGATGGATGTTTACTCTGAGGAAATCCCCGCCGAGTTCCGCCTGGGCGACCTAGAAGCCAAACTCCGCGCTGGTGAAATTTCGACCCGGGAGTTTGTGCGGCAGCTAGCCAGCTCTGAAGCATATAACCAACGGTTTGTCAAGCCCTATCCGGCAGCAAAAGCGGCGGAATTGCTGGGCCGCCACCTGTTGGGACGGACTCTGGCCACCCCAGAAGTGGCCCAGTACGAGCAGGTACTCACCGAATTGGGTCTAGCCGCAGTAGTGGCTGCTTTGGTAAATAGCGCTGAGTATAATCGCTATTTTGGCGATGACGTGGTGCCTTACCATCGCTTCTAA
- a CDS encoding bifunctional 2-polyprenyl-6-hydroxyphenol methylase/3-demethylubiquinol 3-O-methyltransferase UbiG: MDTAANIGAAVQRLYDTYPFPPETLLDEPPPGYNWRWNWLAAYGFCTGRKPQTEAIRILDAGCGTGVGTDYLVHLNPQAQVTAIDLSGGALAVAQERCQRSGATRVNFHHLSIYDVGLLEGEFDWINCVGVLHHLPDPKRGIEALASKLAPGGLIHIFVYGELGRWEVQLMQKAIALLQGDKRGDYTDGVRVGRQIFASLPENNRIVKREKERWGLENQRDANFADMYVHPQEVDYNIDTLFELIDCSGLEFVGFSNPDYWNLERLLGKAPELLSRAENLSPRERYRLIELLDPEVTHYEFFLYRPPLERHSWLDDELLKAAVPELSPCVYGWPSQDLLDYNYQPLHLSDAEFEFLKAATAGNTVGEILAQVNLDLDGVRQLQKRQILLLTPKG, from the coding sequence ATGGATACTGCTGCAAATATCGGCGCTGCGGTCCAGCGTCTGTACGATACTTACCCGTTTCCGCCGGAAACCCTCCTCGACGAACCCCCGCCGGGATATAACTGGCGGTGGAATTGGCTGGCGGCTTACGGTTTCTGCACGGGACGGAAACCCCAAACTGAGGCAATTCGCATTCTTGACGCGGGTTGCGGGACCGGGGTGGGGACGGATTATTTGGTTCACTTGAACCCCCAAGCGCAGGTAACGGCGATCGATTTGAGTGGGGGAGCTTTGGCGGTGGCCCAGGAGCGCTGTCAACGGTCCGGTGCAACCCGGGTCAATTTTCACCACTTGAGCATTTATGATGTGGGCCTGCTTGAGGGTGAGTTTGATTGGATTAATTGTGTGGGGGTGCTGCATCACCTCCCGGACCCCAAACGGGGTATCGAAGCTCTGGCTTCTAAGTTGGCCCCTGGTGGGTTGATTCATATTTTTGTTTATGGGGAGTTGGGCCGTTGGGAGGTGCAGTTGATGCAAAAGGCGATCGCTCTCCTCCAAGGTGACAAACGCGGTGACTACACCGATGGCGTCCGCGTCGGTCGCCAGATTTTCGCCTCTTTACCAGAAAATAACCGAATTGTCAAGCGGGAAAAAGAACGTTGGGGATTAGAAAATCAGCGGGATGCCAATTTTGCCGATATGTATGTGCATCCCCAAGAGGTTGATTACAATATTGATACCCTGTTTGAACTCATCGACTGCTCTGGGTTGGAGTTTGTGGGATTTTCTAATCCTGATTACTGGAATTTAGAGCGTTTGTTGGGGAAAGCGCCGGAGTTACTCTCGCGTGCTGAGAATTTGAGTCCCAGAGAGCGCTATCGTCTCATTGAACTTCTCGACCCAGAAGTAACTCACTATGAGTTTTTCCTCTATCGTCCTCCCCTAGAGCGACACAGTTGGCTTGATGATGAATTGCTTAAAGCTGCAGTCCCCGAACTTAGTCCCTGTGTTTACGGTTGGCCATCTCAAGATTTATTAGATTACAACTATCAGCCTTTGCATCTGTCTGATGCTGAGTTTGAGTTTCTCAAAGCAGCTACGGCGGGCAATACTGTAGGGGAAATTTTAGCGCAGGTGAATTTAGACTTGGATGGGGTGCGACAACTGCAAAAACGGCAAATCCTACTTTTGACTCCCAAAGGTTAG
- a CDS encoding DUF433 domain-containing protein codes for MQLEDYFEFLSPDDIRIKGHRIGIDDVIKYYLDGYTPEQIQTDLPSLSLEKIYATITYYLHHRPEMNAYMLRLEREREEHYQAWAQAEPSPAVKRIRELKAKRINMVG; via the coding sequence ATGCAATTAGAAGATTATTTTGAGTTTTTGTCCCCAGATGACATTCGCATTAAAGGTCATCGCATTGGAATTGACGATGTAATTAAATATTATCTAGATGGATATACGCCCGAACAAATTCAAACTGATTTACCTTCTCTAAGTTTAGAAAAAATATATGCGACAATTACTTATTATTTGCACCATCGCCCCGAGATGAATGCTTATATGTTGCGCCTGGAGCGGGAACGAGAAGAGCATTATCAAGCATGGGCGCAGGCTGAACCATCTCCGGCGGTAAAGCGGATCAGAGAATTGAAGGCTAAACGAATTAATATGGTTGGGTAA
- a CDS encoding DUF5615 family PIN-like protein gives MKVRFLLDENLPHRLKDAVLRLQPDIDILRVGDFGTPALGILDPDVLNYLQLSRRILVTDNRKSMPGHLEAHWSAGGHIWGLFWLRPGMTVGRWAEELFLVWETSDAEEWIDRLEWIPF, from the coding sequence GTGAAAGTAAGGTTTTTGCTGGACGAAAATCTCCCGCATCGTCTTAAGGATGCTGTTTTACGTCTGCAACCAGATATTGATATCTTGCGCGTGGGCGATTTCGGAACTCCGGCGTTGGGAATTCTCGATCCAGATGTGTTAAACTATCTCCAGTTATCGCGACGAATTTTAGTGACAGATAATCGGAAAAGTATGCCCGGTCATCTAGAAGCCCATTGGTCTGCGGGTGGACATATTTGGGGTTTGTTTTGGCTGCGTCCGGGGATGACTGTGGGGCGGTGGGCAGAAGAATTATTTTTGGTTTGGGAGACCAGTGATGCGGAAGAATGGATCGATCGCTTGGAGTGGATTCCTTTTTAA
- a CDS encoding nucleotidyltransferase family protein: MNIPKLEVSSEAIVAFCQKWKITEFALFGSILRDDFRPDSDVDVLVTFAPDEKWSLFDIVRMKEELETIFGREVDLVQKPGLKNPFRRYEILRTKEVIYATK, translated from the coding sequence ATGAATATACCTAAACTTGAGGTTTCATCAGAGGCAATTGTTGCTTTCTGCCAAAAATGGAAAATCACTGAATTTGCCCTATTTGGGTCAATTCTCCGAGATGATTTTCGTCCTGATAGTGATGTAGATGTGTTGGTAACTTTTGCCCCGGATGAAAAATGGAGTTTATTTGATATTGTGAGGATGAAAGAAGAACTAGAAACGATTTTTGGTCGTGAGGTTGATTTGGTGCAAAAACCAGGTTTAAAAAATCCGTTTCGACGTTATGAAATTTTACGCACCAAAGAGGTAATTTATGCCACCAAGTAA